A segment of the Gemmatimonadaceae bacterium genome:
CGCCACTGTGGAAGTCCCTGGATGATCGCGTTGGCGTTGCCGCCCGCCGGTGGGAAGAGGATGACGTCGTACTTCGCATTGAGCGTTGCGTTTTTCGCGACGTCCTGCGTCGAGATGTAGTCGTAGGGGATCTGGAGGAAATCGAGCGCCTGGCGCCACCACCCTTCGGTCTGGGTGTTCTGCCAGGTATGCAGCAGCGCGATGCGCGCGGCGCGCAATGGATGCAGCTTGACGTTAGGCGCGGCGGCCGACGCGTACGCGGAAATACCGAGCTCCTTCGTTAGGCGATCGAGGTCGCCTTGCGACACGTTGCGGATGACGAACGAGCCCCGGTTGAAGTGCTTGCCGTCGGCGTCGAACGGCGCTTCGGCCGCTTGAAAGTCCGCATTCCTAAGCTTGTATCGGAGCGTCGCCAGCGCGTTGTCCCCGTTGTGGTTGACGAGGAACACGCCACCCGAGCCCGTGACGCCGCCCGGCGCTTTGATCTCCCCCGTCACGCGTTCCATGGGAACGTCGAGAACTTTGGTATCCGTGGTGCGGACAGCGCGTACGCCGAACCCTTCCGGGAACGTCCAGCCAGTGTCGTCGTAGGGATTCTTCTGCGGATCGTTCGGGCTCCAGTACTGATAGTCGAGGAGCGCGTCGGCGATGCGTGAGTACGGCTGGTCCATGCGGATGACGTAGCTGCCCGCGGGGAACTGTCGAGTTTCCGTCACCTCGGTCGGGCGTGGCGGTGCACTGTCGCCCTGCGTTGCCGCTCCGCGTCCAGCCCGGCCGCCCCGGCCTTCCGCGGGACGCCTAACGACCACCGTGACCGAGAAGGGCCGCGTCGCCCGCGAGATCTCGACCGCCTGTTTTTGCAGCACGCGAAGCAGATCCGCCTGCGCGCCGCGACGCGGATCGTCCGCCGGCAGCACGTACGCCGCGGGCCCTTCTGTTTTCGGCTTCAGAATCGAGCGTTTGCTTTTTTCGTAGAAATTCTCGAGGAAGGTACGTCGATTGTTGGCGATATAACTCAGCGAGACGAGTATCCCCGTCTGCTCGTAGTTGTTGTTGTTGCGGAGGGACCACTTCACGTGCGCGAGCGGCGGATTCTGGCGATACCAGGTCCGCTCCGTCTCGCTCGGGCTGAGCGTGCGATCGAGTGTCTCCGCGGTGCCGCCATTACCGAAGGTCTCGTACAAGCGGCTGATGCCGTTGTGCGTCGCCGCGATGAACATCAGGTAGCCGGGCGACCACGTATCGAACTGCCCGTGCGCGAAGACGCCGGGCATCCCGAAGCGCGTCATCTCCTGCACGTTGTTCCAGCCGATCATCTGCCATTCGTTCGTGAGCAGCGGATCCAGCCACGCATTGAACGGCCCGTCCCCGATCGTATTGTCGTACATGAACGGCACGGACTCGTGGAGGTCGTGCAGTACCTGCGCCTTCCAGTCCACGAAGGTGTTGAGGACGTTCTGGGTGAGCTTGAGCGTCATCCCCATCGCGTCGCGATTGTTGTCGTGACGCACGTAGTGCCCCCAGTACACGAGGTCCGGGTACGTCGCTCCAGGGTGCTTCATGTGCCAGTTGAAGATGTCGACCATGCGGTCGCGTCCGTCGACCTCGACAATCGGTGTGATGAGCGTGATGAGATGGTCGCGGATGTTCTTGATATACGGACTCTCATCGACGGCGAGTCGGTAGGCGAGCTCCATGAGGGCCGTCGGCGCGCCCGACTCGG
Coding sequences within it:
- a CDS encoding M14 family zinc carboxypeptidase, with the protein product MTRFSSALVLLTLLMAAPLPAQNSTAQQGSSAADLSAARPGRDPGQAIDEEYTRKIHEYTTEPFFLSPLVDYLPASKTVPTPKAVLGDIAGAPTKLPDSKEVYAYMRLLAKSSPRVRVYSIGRTEEGREMVAVAVASEELMAKLDENKAKLAKLADPRTIGMNDDEARRIAADAAPVYYITGTIHSTESGAPTALMELAYRLAVDESPYIKNIRDHLITLITPIVEVDGRDRMVDIFNWHMKHPGATYPDLVYWGHYVRHDNNRDAMGMTLKLTQNVLNTFVDWKAQVLHDLHESVPFMYDNTIGDGPFNAWLDPLLTNEWQMIGWNNVQEMTRFGMPGVFAHGQFDTWSPGYLMFIAATHNGISRLYETFGNGGTAETLDRTLSPSETERTWYRQNPPLAHVKWSLRNNNNYEQTGILVSLSYIANNRRTFLENFYEKSKRSILKPKTEGPAAYVLPADDPRRGAQADLLRVLQKQAVEISRATRPFSVTVVVRRPAEGRGGRAGRGAATQGDSAPPRPTEVTETRQFPAGSYVIRMDQPYSRIADALLDYQYWSPNDPQKNPYDDTGWTFPEGFGVRAVRTTDTKVLDVPMERVTGEIKAPGGVTGSGGVFLVNHNGDNALATLRYKLRNADFQAAEAPFDADGKHFNRGSFVIRNVSQGDLDRLTKELGISAYASAAAPNVKLHPLRAARIALLHTWQNTQTEGWWRQALDFLQIPYDYISTQDVAKNATLNAKYDVILFPPAGGNANAIIQGLPQWRNPLPWKKTPETPNIGVLAQTEDLRPGLGWQGLANLESFVRRGGVLVSVENTADFAVQFGLANGVSVNQPRRGEVVGTLLRSRIVDDASPIVYGVKDSLALYSANGQSFGVSSVRGGRGGGRFGAGNGEARATGRGTPDDPDVVQGRPLDERFDAPRPTPVQPWQAAPVTDEILRNPVGVIPPDQRPRVAVRFADQRDLLVSGLLDGGTDIAQRPAVIDAPLEKGHVVLFANNPIYRGETIGSYFLVFNTVMNFDNLNVGRKLDSK